A genomic region of Candidatus Neomarinimicrobiota bacterium contains the following coding sequences:
- a CDS encoding ATP-dependent metallopeptidase FtsH/Yme1/Tma family protein gives MTSKGNKRRKNNKKRHPDNDFKWKKASKTSLIWIIIFISSIFLIQILSSGGYEEYPITYSQFKELLKEGIVEEATIMVDELHGKLKSEKEMVIGNKPVKVERFVVTLPFIDSDMLKEWDEAGLKYNFKKKPVRWTGYLLNILPWLLLIGIWIYFLRRVQGGGTQGIFSFGKSRARLWTHDRPKITFKDVAGCEEAKQELEEIIEFLKNPKKFSKLGGKIPKGALLVGPPGTGKTLLAKAVAGEAGVPFFSISGADFVEMFVGVGASRVRDLFDQGKRNAPCIIFIDEIDAVGRYRGAGLGGGHDEREQTLNQLLVEMDGFDENTNVIVLAATNRPDILDPALLRPGRFDRRIVVDIPDVRGREEILKVHVKNIPLDKDVDLSVIAKSTPGMVGADLANLVNEAALLAARKNKDAVSMDDFEEAKDKVIMGVERRSLRIPQRERELTAYHESGHALVAINVPEVDPVHKVTIIPRGRALGMTAQLPLDDRHNYSEKYIRGQLCVLLGGRAAEKLIFNELTTGAGNDIEKATELARRMVCEWGMSERLGPLTFGKKDEEIFLGKELARHRDYSEETAKLIDSEIRRIVEESEQEATKILKEHLEALKILAETLLEKEVMDGEEIKRIVKRIENKKTKKVKRKPKAKPVKEEIDVPKVQNKAN, from the coding sequence ATACCCAATTACATATTCACAATTTAAAGAGTTGCTAAAAGAAGGAATTGTTGAAGAAGCTACTATAATGGTTGATGAGTTACACGGTAAGTTGAAATCGGAAAAAGAGATGGTTATTGGTAATAAACCTGTGAAGGTTGAGAGGTTTGTGGTAACACTACCTTTTATTGATAGTGATATGCTGAAAGAATGGGATGAGGCAGGTTTAAAGTATAATTTTAAGAAGAAACCAGTTCGATGGACAGGATACCTTTTGAATATATTACCTTGGCTATTGTTGATTGGTATATGGATATATTTTTTGAGACGAGTTCAGGGAGGAGGAACTCAGGGAATATTCAGCTTTGGCAAAAGTCGAGCCAGGTTATGGACTCATGATAGACCAAAGATTACATTTAAAGATGTGGCAGGATGCGAAGAAGCTAAGCAAGAATTAGAGGAGATTATTGAATTTCTTAAGAACCCAAAAAAGTTTTCAAAATTAGGTGGGAAAATACCAAAAGGTGCATTACTTGTTGGTCCTCCAGGGACAGGCAAGACACTCCTTGCAAAAGCTGTTGCCGGTGAAGCGGGTGTACCATTTTTCAGTATAAGCGGTGCTGATTTTGTGGAGATGTTTGTTGGTGTTGGAGCCTCAAGGGTAAGAGATCTATTTGATCAGGGCAAAAGGAATGCCCCATGCATTATATTTATTGATGAGATAGATGCTGTAGGAAGGTATAGGGGAGCTGGCCTTGGGGGTGGTCATGATGAGCGGGAGCAAACTCTAAATCAGCTATTAGTTGAGATGGACGGATTTGATGAAAATACCAATGTTATAGTTCTTGCTGCAACCAATAGACCTGATATACTTGACCCGGCTCTTTTAAGACCCGGTAGGTTTGATAGAAGGATAGTAGTAGATATTCCTGATGTCAGAGGGCGTGAAGAGATATTAAAGGTACACGTTAAAAATATTCCGTTGGATAAAGATGTTGACCTGAGTGTAATTGCTAAGTCAACGCCAGGAATGGTAGGTGCGGATTTAGCTAACCTCGTTAATGAAGCAGCACTACTCGCTGCAAGAAAGAATAAAGATGCTGTCAGTATGGATGATTTTGAGGAGGCAAAAGATAAAGTTATAATGGGTGTAGAAAGGAGAAGCTTAAGAATTCCACAAAGAGAAAGAGAACTAACTGCATATCATGAATCGGGTCATGCGCTCGTTGCTATAAATGTACCAGAGGTTGATCCAGTACATAAAGTGACAATTATTCCACGAGGGCGAGCACTTGGTATGACGGCACAGCTGCCATTGGATGATAGGCATAATTATTCTGAAAAATATATCCGGGGGCAGTTATGTGTATTATTGGGTGGAAGAGCTGCAGAAAAGTTAATATTTAATGAACTGACTACTGGTGCGGGTAATGATATAGAAAAAGCGACTGAATTAGCAAGAAGAATGGTTTGTGAATGGGGTATGAGTGAGCGACTTGGACCTCTTACATTCGGCAAAAAAGATGAAGAAATATTTCTTGGAAAAGAATTAGCACGACATCGTGATTATAGTGAAGAAACTGCGAAATTGATTGATAGCGAAATAAGACGTATAGTTGAGGAATCAGAACAGGAAGCGACAAAAATATTAAAAGAACATTTGGAGGCATTAAAAATATTGGCAGAAACGCTACTGGAGAAAGAGGTTATGGATGGCGAGGAGATAAAGAGAATTGTAAAACGAATTGAAAATAAAAAGACAAAAAAGGTTAAAAGGAAACCAAAGGCAAAACCGGTTAAAGAAGAGATCGATGTCCCAAAAGTTCAAAATAAGGCAAATTGA
- the folP gene encoding dihydropteroate synthase: protein MKKIGVEEKGIQIMLPKSRNITLKIKDLPYPAANILKQQMLSVGGECAVSKHALLNSGGKTDVLLIGDKRHYSVLIEKLKNQYFALDELGEEIRKFINSENKKRIFRCRDKYLDLSEKTYIMGIINVTPDSFSDGGKYKSVDEAVESALRMVDEGADIIDIGGESTRPGAEPVPLEEELNRVIPVIKKLREQTDAVISIDTYKSEVAEEALKYGADIVNDISGFHFDKRMPEIVLKYNAGVILMHIKGTPRDMQKNPAYENLVEEIIDYFAYSIDIAKETGIDNGSIMIDPGIGFGKKWQDNYLIIRYLKEFKSLGYPILIGPSRKSFIGYLLDLPVEERLEGTISAVVCSILNGADIVRVHDVKEVARAVAVADAIAGKNKKFYEEI, encoded by the coding sequence ATGAAAAAAATAGGTGTCGAAGAAAAAGGGATTCAAATTATGCTCCCTAAATCCCGAAATATCACTTTAAAAATAAAGGATTTACCATATCCGGCGGCAAACATCTTAAAACAGCAGATGCTATCAGTAGGCGGTGAATGTGCAGTCTCAAAACATGCATTATTAAATAGTGGTGGAAAAACAGATGTCCTATTAATTGGGGATAAAAGGCATTATTCTGTATTAATTGAGAAATTGAAAAATCAATATTTTGCCCTTGACGAACTCGGCGAAGAGATTAGGAAATTTATAAATAGTGAGAATAAAAAAAGAATATTCAGATGTCGAGATAAATATCTTGATTTATCAGAGAAAACATACATAATGGGCATAATAAATGTTACACCGGACTCTTTCTCCGATGGCGGAAAATATAAGTCGGTTGATGAAGCAGTTGAATCTGCATTACGTATGGTTGATGAAGGAGCGGATATTATAGATATTGGTGGGGAATCAACACGCCCTGGAGCTGAACCGGTTCCATTAGAAGAGGAACTAAATAGAGTGATCCCTGTAATAAAAAAGTTAAGAGAGCAAACTGATGCTGTAATTTCTATCGATACATATAAATCTGAGGTAGCAGAAGAGGCACTTAAATATGGGGCAGATATAGTCAATGATATAAGTGGTTTTCATTTTGACAAAAGAATGCCGGAGATTGTTTTAAAATATAATGCTGGAGTAATACTGATGCATATTAAAGGTACTCCAAGAGATATGCAGAAAAATCCTGCCTATGAAAATTTGGTAGAGGAGATTATTGATTATTTTGCGTATTCAATAGATATTGCAAAAGAAACAGGAATAGATAATGGAAGTATCATGATTGATCCAGGTATTGGATTTGGTAAAAAATGGCAGGATAATTACCTAATAATTAGATATTTGAAAGAATTCAAATCCCTTGGTTATCCCATTCTGATTGGTCCTTCAAGGAAGTCCTTTATTGGTTATCTCCTTGATTTACCGGTTGAGGAGAGGTTAGAGGGAACGATATCGGCAGTAGTATGTTCTATTTTGAATGGTGCAGATATAGTAAGAGTACATGATGTAAAAGAGGTAGCAAGGGCAGTTGCTGTTGCTGATGCAATTGCAGGTAAGAATAAAAAATTTTACGAGGAAATATGA
- a CDS encoding TIGR00159 family protein codes for MTLFTIKFLSFTIWDIFDILIVYFLLYQLYKFFKGTRASYMLGGLVLIFLFSFVARLINLQAISWLLGQLQTVWVIAFVIIFQPELRRMLYYLGQTQLVRRFIREGVTKTIDVVVETAEELIRRKWGGLIVLAKETGVKHLKEYGTPLNAELTTSLLVSIFNPNSPLHDGAVVINNDIVEAAGCILPLSENPDLDPILGTRHRAALGASEESDAVVVVVSEETQKISVAYKGVLYRSIDIDNLKELLTTLYMKERESNE; via the coding sequence ATGACACTGTTTACAATAAAATTTTTAAGCTTCACTATATGGGATATATTTGATATCTTAATTGTATATTTTCTTCTATATCAGCTCTATAAATTTTTTAAGGGAACAAGGGCTTCATATATGCTTGGAGGTCTGGTATTAATATTTTTATTCTCCTTTGTGGCACGTCTTATAAATTTGCAGGCTATCTCATGGCTACTTGGGCAGTTACAAACAGTATGGGTTATAGCGTTTGTTATCATATTTCAACCTGAGCTGAGAAGAATGTTATATTATCTCGGCCAAACACAGCTTGTCAGAAGATTTATCAGGGAGGGTGTCACAAAAACTATAGATGTGGTAGTGGAAACTGCCGAGGAGCTAATAAGAAGGAAATGGGGCGGATTAATTGTGTTAGCAAAGGAAACGGGAGTAAAGCACTTAAAAGAGTATGGGACACCTTTAAATGCTGAGTTAACTACCAGTCTGCTGGTATCAATATTCAATCCTAACTCACCACTTCATGATGGAGCTGTTGTAATAAATAATGACATCGTTGAGGCTGCGGGTTGTATTTTACCTTTATCTGAGAACCCTGATCTTGACCCAATTCTTGGTACACGTCATAGGGCAGCGCTAGGAGCTTCCGAGGAGTCAGATGCTGTAGTTGTTGTAGTTTCAGAAGAGACCCAGAAAATTTCTGTAGCTTACAAAGGTGTGCTCTACAGAAGTATTGATATTGATAACCTGAAGGAATTGCTGACGACTCTATACATGAAAGAGAGAGAAAGTAACGAATAA